The following proteins come from a genomic window of Thiothrix unzii:
- a CDS encoding bifunctional metallophosphatase/5'-nucleotidase, with the protein MKRLLLTCLLLPWLTACSVLPWSSEDADEGVTPEKPLTILVINDVYRLDNLPYVRHLRASLEQSEGEVLMLHAGDFLFPSLLSQRYDGEQMVDVLNYLDGDGAAFDEHMFITFGNHEFEKGKLKHAQLLQSRITESQFAWLGTNVEFKSIEPGRQMVQADNLLPSKLITLNGVKVGVLSATTDVKGADYIRRFIPPMQAVRTTSRALRQQGAQVVIALTHLTLKEDRALLEQLGDDAPDLIAGGHEHDRQSVQVNGRRIVKADADAMSAAVVRLDAANPKQSSVTFVDLPGKYTPDAGVVARINQWDARFAEGFCGERGESNACLTQVLGKTAVDLIAEELTIRRFETNLGNWLADTARTSFADQGAQIAFLNAGGMRLNQNIPAGELNRRHLDTLFAYPTRLAMIRLSGAQLQAVVNHAITDWTGNGRWLQVSGFAFKHNPATGTAEQLSLITPQGLRPIQADETLLAVTNDYLLDASGDQDGYRMLGENLIVAPDQPRLELKDKVLEALQQAGSAGIAPRVEGRVCNASKPGVCLLK; encoded by the coding sequence ATGAAACGCTTGCTGCTGACCTGCCTGTTATTGCCTTGGCTGACCGCTTGTAGCGTGTTGCCTTGGTCGTCTGAAGATGCCGATGAAGGCGTTACTCCTGAAAAACCGTTGACCATTCTGGTCATTAACGATGTCTACCGCCTAGATAATTTGCCTTACGTGCGTCATTTGCGTGCCAGTTTGGAGCAATCCGAAGGTGAGGTGTTGATGCTGCACGCGGGGGATTTCCTGTTTCCCTCGTTATTGAGCCAGCGTTACGACGGTGAGCAAATGGTCGACGTATTAAATTACCTCGATGGTGATGGGGCAGCCTTTGATGAGCATATGTTTATTACCTTTGGCAATCACGAATTTGAGAAAGGTAAACTGAAACACGCGCAGTTGCTGCAAAGCCGGATTACAGAATCACAGTTTGCATGGCTGGGAACCAACGTTGAGTTTAAAAGCATTGAACCGGGGCGACAGATGGTGCAAGCCGATAATTTATTGCCCAGTAAGTTAATCACGCTGAATGGGGTCAAGGTCGGGGTATTGAGTGCAACGACGGATGTAAAAGGGGCAGACTACATCCGTCGTTTCATTCCGCCAATGCAGGCGGTGCGCACCACCAGTCGGGCATTGCGCCAGCAAGGGGCGCAGGTGGTGATTGCATTAACCCATTTAACCCTGAAAGAAGATCGTGCGCTGCTGGAACAATTGGGCGATGACGCGCCCGATTTGATTGCGGGTGGGCATGAGCACGACCGTCAAAGTGTGCAAGTTAACGGGCGACGCATTGTCAAGGCCGATGCGGATGCGATGAGTGCTGCCGTCGTCCGTTTAGATGCGGCAAATCCCAAACAGTCATCTGTCACCTTTGTCGATTTGCCGGGTAAATACACCCCAGATGCTGGGGTGGTCGCACGAATTAACCAGTGGGATGCACGTTTTGCCGAAGGTTTTTGCGGTGAAAGAGGTGAATCCAACGCTTGTTTGACCCAAGTGTTGGGGAAAACGGCGGTGGATTTGATCGCTGAAGAATTAACCATTCGCCGCTTTGAAACCAATCTCGGTAACTGGTTGGCAGATACTGCCCGCACCAGTTTTGCCGATCAGGGGGCGCAGATTGCGTTTTTGAATGCGGGTGGAATGCGTTTAAACCAAAATATTCCAGCGGGTGAATTGAACCGTAGACACCTCGATACCTTGTTTGCTTATCCCACCCGTTTGGCGATGATTCGCTTGAGTGGGGCGCAATTGCAAGCAGTAGTGAATCACGCCATCACCGATTGGACGGGTAATGGGCGTTGGCTACAAGTTAGCGGCTTTGCATTTAAGCACAATCCGGCAACCGGTACGGCGGAGCAATTGAGTTTGATCACCCCGCAGGGGTTGCGTCCGATTCAGGCGGACGAAACCTTGCTGGCAGTCACCAACGATTATTTGCTGGATGCCAGTGGTGATCAGGATGGTTATCGGATGTTGGGCGAAAATCTCATTGTTGCCCCCGACCAGCCCCGCCTTGAACTCAAGGACAAAGTGCTGGAAGCCTTGCAGCAGGCAGGGAGTGCGGGCATCGCACCGCGTGTTGAAGGGCGGGTATGCAATGCCAGTAAACCGGGTGTGTGCTTGCTGAAATGA
- a CDS encoding ubiquinone biosynthesis accessory factor UbiJ encodes MLFAALTATLETAFNAWLALDAQTHGNARSRLQALQGKLICLHISNPDVQLYFLPTADQVRVTTRYAAAPDVTIHGSALGLMRLSASNDAGKAMLEHGIKIDGDMGLGNHFSQILREIDVDWEELLSRAVGDVVAHHLGQVVRNAQGWLGDSSHAMRLNTQEYLQEEARVVPADAEIRQYLDAVDTLRADTDRLEARLKRLEKP; translated from the coding sequence ATGTTGTTTGCCGCCCTTACTGCCACTCTCGAAACCGCGTTCAATGCATGGCTGGCGTTGGATGCCCAAACACACGGCAATGCCCGCAGCCGTTTGCAGGCGTTACAAGGTAAGCTGATTTGCCTGCACATCAGCAACCCGGATGTGCAACTGTACTTTTTGCCCACGGCTGATCAGGTGCGTGTAACCACCCGTTACGCCGCCGCACCGGATGTCACCATACACGGTAGTGCCTTGGGGTTAATGCGGCTGTCTGCCAGCAACGATGCCGGTAAAGCCATGTTGGAACACGGTATTAAAATCGACGGCGACATGGGATTGGGCAATCACTTTAGTCAGATCTTGCGCGAAATCGACGTGGATTGGGAAGAACTGCTGTCGCGTGCCGTTGGCGATGTTGTGGCGCATCACTTAGGTCAAGTAGTACGCAATGCCCAAGGTTGGCTGGGCGATTCGTCCCATGCGATGCGTTTAAATACCCAAGAATATTTGCAGGAAGAGGCGCGAGTGGTTCCCGCCGATGCGGAAATTCGCCAATATTTGGATGCGGTCGATACCCTGCGTGCGGATACCGACCGTTTGGAAGCGCGGCTTAAACGCTTAGAAAAGCCTTAA
- a CDS encoding alpha/beta hydrolase — MSVFSRITMTVALALGVLFAPAYAEEITVKQGDLTLRGELTLAEGKTAKDGVILMLHGTLAHNKMEIMQSLSDLLKDKGYNTLRANLSYAIDKRASDMLDCTIEHRHQHADAVAELETWMQWLKQQGATKVALLGHSRGGNQVAWYAAEKDSELLTKVITVAPATADPEKAAKEYAERYGKPLADIVAEAKKLVDAGKGDSVMEVPGFVYCEKAKATAKAVLGYYQDDARLNTPSLLPKIKKPMLIVMGSEDEVVADLPAKLEGVKQDNLSVATVDGADHFFLDLYADELVDKVTEFVAW; from the coding sequence ATGAGCGTTTTTTCTCGCATAACGATGACTGTGGCGTTGGCTTTAGGTGTACTGTTTGCTCCGGCATACGCGGAAGAAATCACCGTGAAGCAAGGTGATTTAACTCTACGTGGTGAATTGACTTTAGCCGAAGGTAAAACCGCTAAAGACGGGGTGATCTTGATGTTGCACGGCACGCTGGCGCACAACAAGATGGAAATCATGCAATCGTTGAGCGATTTGTTGAAAGACAAAGGCTATAACACCTTGCGTGCCAACCTGAGCTACGCCATCGACAAACGCGCTTCGGATATGTTGGATTGCACCATCGAACACCGTCACCAACACGCCGATGCAGTGGCAGAACTGGAGACGTGGATGCAATGGTTGAAACAACAAGGTGCTACTAAAGTGGCATTACTGGGGCATTCGCGTGGCGGCAACCAAGTCGCATGGTATGCTGCTGAAAAAGATTCAGAGTTGCTGACTAAAGTGATTACTGTTGCGCCTGCCACCGCTGACCCAGAGAAAGCGGCGAAAGAATACGCGGAACGTTACGGCAAACCGCTTGCTGATATTGTTGCGGAGGCTAAAAAATTAGTCGATGCGGGTAAAGGCGATAGCGTTATGGAAGTTCCCGGTTTCGTGTACTGCGAAAAAGCCAAGGCTACCGCAAAAGCAGTGCTGGGTTATTACCAAGATGATGCGCGTTTGAATACCCCAAGTCTGTTACCGAAAATCAAAAAGCCGATGCTGATTGTGATGGGTTCGGAAGACGAAGTGGTGGCTGATCTGCCTGCGAAGTTGGAAGGCGTTAAGCAAGATAATCTCAGCGTAGCAACGGTGGATGGTGCGGATCACTTCTTCCTCGATTTATACGCGGATGAATTGGTGGATAAAGTGACCGAATTCGTTGCTTGGTAA
- the msrP gene encoding protein-methionine-sulfoxide reductase catalytic subunit MsrP, which yields MLIKRPTISEAQVTDYAIYQRRREFLKTLGGIGLLSAAGLPLLANAATDEASTPYDDITQYNNFYEFGTGKEDPAKHAHLLKTSPWSVTVDGACAKPGKLTLEDILKPHPDQERIYRLRCVEGWSMVIPWLGFPLADLLKRFEPTSQAKYVRFETLVDPKQMPGQKRQVLEWPYTEGLRIDEAMHPLSFIATGLYGKALPGQNGAPLRLVVPWKYGFKSIKSIVRISFVEQEPHTSWGRSAPDEYGFYANVNPDVDHPRWSQRKERRIGEFRKRDTLAFNGYAEQVASLYSGMDLRKNF from the coding sequence ATGTTGATCAAACGTCCCACCATTTCCGAAGCGCAAGTGACCGATTACGCGATTTACCAACGCCGTCGTGAATTTCTTAAAACCTTGGGTGGTATTGGTTTGCTGAGTGCCGCTGGTTTACCGTTATTGGCGAATGCTGCGACAGATGAAGCTTCCACCCCTTATGATGACATTACCCAATACAACAATTTTTATGAGTTTGGTACGGGTAAGGAAGATCCGGCAAAACACGCCCATTTGTTGAAAACCTCGCCTTGGAGCGTTACCGTCGATGGTGCATGTGCCAAGCCCGGTAAATTAACGTTAGAAGACATCCTCAAGCCACATCCCGATCAAGAGCGCATTTACCGTTTGCGGTGCGTGGAAGGCTGGTCGATGGTAATTCCTTGGTTGGGTTTCCCTTTGGCGGATTTACTCAAGCGTTTTGAACCGACTTCTCAAGCCAAATACGTGCGTTTTGAAACCTTGGTTGACCCAAAGCAAATGCCGGGGCAAAAACGCCAAGTGTTGGAATGGCCTTACACCGAAGGTTTGCGCATTGATGAGGCAATGCACCCGTTAAGTTTTATTGCCACCGGTTTGTACGGTAAGGCGTTGCCGGGGCAAAACGGTGCGCCGCTGCGTTTGGTCGTGCCTTGGAAATACGGGTTTAAAAGCATTAAGTCGATTGTCAGAATCAGCTTTGTGGAGCAAGAGCCGCACACCAGTTGGGGGCGTTCTGCCCCCGATGAGTACGGGTTTTATGCCAACGTAAACCCGGACGTCGATCACCCGCGCTGGAGTCAGCGTAAGGAACGTCGCATCGGTGAGTTTCGTAAGCGCGATACCTTGGCGTTCAATGGGTACGCCGAGCAGGTGGCGAGTTTGTACAGCGGCATGGATTTACGGAAGAATTTCTAA